The window GGTAGCCAGCTACAAAAATTGCCACCACAACAAAACTAAGCAAATAAAGACCGCCAAATCGCGCTAAATAAACGAGTGGCGTCTCGGCAAGCAGATAGCCAAAGTCACCATACGCCCAATATGGCCCGATGCGCCCGCCTGGACCAAGGCTCACAATTGAAAATAATATAGCCCGCACATATTCTGCGACCACCCAAAGCATTGGGATAAGCCATACCGCTCTTGGCTCTGCTAGACTAATACGCAAGCGACGCTTGAGCCATACAAACAATACAAAGCCCAGCGATAGGCTGGTAATCATGATTATAGCCGCCGAAGCCGCCACTAGCTTGACGGCAAAACCTTGAGCAATCTCGGCTGTCCGTACGCCAAACATCCACGATACTACCACTCCAAAATACACACAACCAATTAGAAAAGCTGTCCAGTATGGACGGTTGTGAGTGAAGTTACGAAGGTGGTGATGACGACTGTTATTACGCTTGTGTTTTTTCATCTGTAAGTGATTATGCTGTTAGTGGAGGGAAAAATAAAGCCCCTTTGGTTGAATTATCCAGGGGGCTTTATTTAGTTTAGTTATTTGATATACCAATGTTTCTACTAACTAGAGTGTACAACCTTGTTTAGCAGCTGGATCAGAACAGTTATTGGCCTGGACTAGGCGAGCCCAAGTTCTGGGACCAGTTATACCATCTTGTGGTAGACCTGTTCTTTGCTGGAATAGCTTTACATTATCAGCAGTTTTTTGACCATAGATACCATCTACATCTATGGTATAGCCTAACTGTTTAAGTTTTAGTTGAATCATCGAGACACAGAAGTTTTGATTACCAATACCATTGTTCATATTGGCGCAGTCTGGTGTGTTAGGAGCGGGGGCTGGAGGGGCAGGAGCGGGGGCTGGAGTACTGAGGCTGGCATTGGGTTGGGTGGGGGCTTGGGCGGGAGGGGCGGGCGGGGTATCTAAGCTAGCATCACTAGGGCCAGAACTAACCGCGACGTATGAACGATTTGCCGACGAAATATAGAAGGCCTTATCTCTGTTGCCAGCCTTTATAGAAAAATCTGTATGAGCATAAAAAGTTATATATCTAGGTGTATTCCTTTGTGCATTGTTTGCGGGTGCTGGAATATTAGCACAAATTGTGAATCCATTATTACCTGTGCTATATTTTTCAACATTTTCACCATTAATAACAGCCGCCGCCCTACTATATAGTACGTCTTGTCTTAAGCTATGCATTGACGACTCATCATTGATATAAACCGCTCTGATTTCCCATTTGTCAACACTGGCGTATTTTGTCACTCCATTAAAGCAGTATCGTGCATTATGATCTACTTTCGAGTTTATATAAAGATATACCTGAGAGCCTGTAGTATATCCTTCTTTATATTGTGACTGTATAACATCTCTCCCATTAGATAATGTGTCGCGAGTACCTACGTAAGACCCTCTAAACCCCATTTGTCCGGTCTGCCACGAATAATCAGCCCCCGCCTGACTCAACCGCACAAACAAATAGCCTAGAGCTACAGCTAATACGGCTACAATGACTATGGCTATCTTCCAATTAAACTTACGTTTTTTGTTTAGAGCACTAAGGCCAGCTATCCGACTCTTTGATTTAGATTTGGTAGATTTAGTTAATGTCTTTTTAGGAGTTGATGCTTTAGCAGGCATTGTAATTATGTTCCCTTATTCTTTATTTAAATATTTAATGTATTAATGCTTATGCTTATGCTTATGCTTATGCTTAATTTTAGCTGAACTGTAGTTGGACTGTCAAGCGTTTTTAGAAATTTCTAGAATTCAACCTGCACAAAAAATAAATCTCGCTTAGTGCGAGATTTAAGACTATTTTTTATGAACAGCTAGCTAGCGCGCCGATAAAGCCGCATCTAGCTTGGGTTTATCAAACCCAATAATAATCTCCCCGCTGATGTCCGTTACTGGCACACCCATTTGCTGAGACTTATCGATCATCTCCTGTGCCTTTGCCGGATCAGCCATCACATTGACTTCTTCAAAAGCAATACCCTTCTCATCTAAGTAGGCTTTTACGTGCTTACAGAATACACATGTCGGTGTAGTATAGACAATTATTTTATCTTTTGCTGTTGAGTCAACCATATTTTTAATCTCCCTATAATCACCTACATTATACAATATATTCTTATCTATTTTAACCCTAAAGTGGCCGATTACGGCTGAGCCGATAGCCACTTAGAGCAAGTAATCGCTGCTTTTGCGCCTTCACCAGCCGCAATTATAATTTGCTTTTCTTCAACATTAGTGGCATCACCGGCCGCAAAGATACCTGTTTGAGAAGTCATATTCTTGCGATCAATAATAATCTCACCTTCTTCATTTAAATCAACCACACCCTTCACGCTGCCAGTTGCAGGAATTGAGCCAATCTCAATAAACACCCCTTCCACCGCCAGCTCTTTATCTAGCCCAGATACAGAATCACGCAGACTAATTTGACGCACAAATTTATCGCCCGAAATAGTAAGTACTTGGGTGTTATTGAGTACTCGAATATTTGGTGCGGCAATAGCTTTTTCAATCATCACTTCATCGGCAGAAAGCTCGGGGGTAATATTGATAATGGTAATTTCTCGTGCTAGTTTTTGAACCGAGATGGCGGCATCTAATGCAGAATTTCCACCGCCAATGATTGCTACCGATTTACCTCGAAACAGCGGGCCGTCACACCAGGCACAATATGTTACACCCTTATTTAAGAACTCAGCTTCGCCGGCAATACCAAGTTTACGTGGAATTTTCCCGGGAGCTAAAATAACTGACCGAGACGAATATTCACTACCATCGCCTAGTTTTAAGGAAAAACTACCGACTACCTTTTCAATATTTGTAACGCCCTGAGTGACAAATTTTAATGTAATCTCATCAGAGAATTCTTGTACATGATCCTGAAAATGCTTAGTTAGATCGGCGCCAGTAACCATAGAAAATCCTAAATAATTTTCAATATCCGAACTCCAAGCTGCCTGTCCACCCAAATCTTTAGTTAACATAATAACCTTAAGTTTTTTACGTGCGCAGTAAATTGCTGCCGTCATACCAGCCGGACCGCCGCCAACTATCGCCACATCATATAAACTATCACTCGACCGATCACTAGATGGCGAATGAGTTTGAGCTAAATTAGTCGCTACAGCGTCAGATGAAGTTGCTATTCCGCCCATATCATAAGCATTATACCACTAGTGTCGACGAAAAATTACCCAACTTATAATAGCTATTTCTACTGCCATCAACAGTGTCAAAGCTAGGAATAAAGAATCAAGATTAAGTTTGCCGCCACTAAGCATCACAACAAGTGCCCCGAAAGCACCAGTTAAAGCCAGTTGAAAAATAAATACTCCAACAAAATACAAGAGATACTTCCACAGAAATCCCGCCTGCCAAAACTGAG is drawn from bacterium and contains these coding sequences:
- a CDS encoding FAD-dependent oxidoreductase, whose product is MGGIATSSDAVATNLAQTHSPSSDRSSDSLYDVAIVGGGPAGMTAAIYCARKKLKVIMLTKDLGGQAAWSSDIENYLGFSMVTGADLTKHFQDHVQEFSDEITLKFVTQGVTNIEKVVGSFSLKLGDGSEYSSRSVILAPGKIPRKLGIAGEAEFLNKGVTYCAWCDGPLFRGKSVAIIGGGNSALDAAISVQKLAREITIINITPELSADEVMIEKAIAAPNIRVLNNTQVLTISGDKFVRQISLRDSVSGLDKELAVEGVFIEIGSIPATGSVKGVVDLNEEGEIIIDRKNMTSQTGIFAAGDATNVEEKQIIIAAGEGAKAAITCSKWLSAQP
- a CDS encoding peptidoglycan-binding protein, whose product is MPAKASTPKKTLTKSTKSKSKSRIAGLSALNKKRKFNWKIAIVIVAVLAVALGYLFVRLSQAGADYSWQTGQMGFRGSYVGTRDTLSNGRDVIQSQYKEGYTTGSQVYLYINSKVDHNARYCFNGVTKYASVDKWEIRAVYINDESSMHSLRQDVLYSRAAAVINGENVEKYSTGNNGFTICANIPAPANNAQRNTPRYITFYAHTDFSIKAGNRDKAFYISSANRSYVAVSSGPSDASLDTPPAPPAQAPTQPNASLSTPAPAPAPPAPAPNTPDCANMNNGIGNQNFCVSMIQLKLKQLGYTIDVDGIYGQKTADNVKLFQQRTGLPQDGITGPRTWARLVQANNCSDPAAKQGCTL
- a CDS encoding glutaredoxin family protein, producing the protein MVDSTAKDKIIVYTTPTCVFCKHVKAYLDEKGIAFEEVNVMADPAKAQEMIDKSQQMGVPVTDISGEIIIGFDKPKLDAALSAR